GAATCTGTCTCCAAACACATTCCTTACGAGATTTTCTGCGATTCAGAGACTGGGTTCCATTTATCCAACAGTGCCATGCTAGGAGTTTGATGTGAGTAATTTGGGCTGGTTGGCAAGTCATGCCTGGAGGCCAAGAGCATCCTGCTTGCTCACAGTGTGTGTGGCGTATCCAGCGTGGCCAGAAGACAGATCCCATGTCTACCCAGGAAGAGGTTAAAGAACAGGTTGCGCTGTCCACTAGCCATCGACGTAGACGATAAATGAAGGACTGGCTCAAATTACCAGCGATCCCATCCTCAAAAGGCAGCAACAGCTGCAACTTGGGAAGCTGTAATCTGCTTGTCTCCTGCAGGAGCGTCTTCTTAAAGCGGGCTGTATGTTTAGCCAGCTCTCGGTTCTGTGTGCTCAGTTCTTCAGCACTTGGGTTCCGACCTCGTGGGTCCTCAGGAGACATCCAGAAAGCGTCATAGGAAGATCCCAGAAGTTTCATCAGCTTGGAAGTACGC
This genomic interval from Thamnophis elegans isolate rThaEle1 chromosome 7, rThaEle1.pri, whole genome shotgun sequence contains the following:
- the LOC116511263 gene encoding noggin-1-like; the protein is MDVKVWLACMLLLEQWSPGFHYIEAIFASQKGGFSLSGAPRPSNNIRALEQSNPDIHLTWSKLPTQAKPYSLSLSPEDYHYSVPKPKHLRTSKLMKLLGSSYDAFWMSPEDPRGRNPSAEELSTQNRELAKHTARFKKTLLQETSRLQLPKLQLLLPFEDGIAGNLSQSFIYRLRRWLVDSATCSLTSSWVDMGSVFWPRWIRHTHCEQAGCSWPPGMTCQPAQITHIKLLAWHCWINGTQSLNRRKSRKECVWRQIPYPVVTACKCACS